One stretch of Miscanthus floridulus cultivar M001 chromosome 18, ASM1932011v1, whole genome shotgun sequence DNA includes these proteins:
- the LOC136520815 gene encoding calcium and calcium/calmodulin-dependent serine/threonine-protein kinase isoform X3, with protein sequence MSKTESRKLSDDYEVVDVLGRGGFSIVRRGVSKSEGKTQVAIKTLRRLGPAMNGIQQGSKGGLPMWKQVSISDALLTNEILVMRRIVENVAPHPNVIGLHDVYEDAHGVHLILELCSGGELFDRIVGRDRYSEFDAAAVIRQIAKGLEALHKANIIHRDLKPENCLFSDKNEDSTLKIMDFGLSSVEDFSDPIVTLFGSIDYVSPEALSRQDVSAASDMWSVGVILYILLSGCPPFHAPTNREKQQRILQGEFSFQDHTWKTISSSAKELISRLLSVEPYKRPTASDVCPMLFFFLLFHPYCHIGQSELHITVLIKVADLVVLHHLDQLLGHPWVIGDWAKQDLMDAEVISKLQRFNARRKLRAAAIASVLSSKVALRTKRLRNLLGTHDLSSEELDNLRAHFARIKMGWREDCKLFKTCLISMFMITEISEAVA encoded by the exons ATGTCCAAGACTGAGAGCAGAAAGCTGTCCGATGACTATGAAGTTGTGGATGTCCTTGGCCGAGGCGGGTTCTCGATAGTGAGGAGGGGAGTGAGCAAATCGGAGGGGAAGACCCAGGTCGCCATAAAGACCTTGCGAAGGCTTGGCCCGGCCATGAACGGGATCCAGCAAGGGTCAAAGGGTGGCCTTCCGATGTGGAAGCAGGTATCCATCTCTGACGCCTTGCTCACCAACGAGATTCTCGTCATGAGGAGGATAGTTGAGAACGTCGCGCCGCATCCGAACGTCATAGGCCTGCATGATGTGTACGAGGATGCGCATGGCGTGCACCTGATCCTGGAGCTGTGCTCTGGTGGTGAACTGTTTGATAGGATAGTGGGGCGTGACCGGTACTCGGAGTTCGATGCAGCAGCTGTTATTCGTCAGATTGCTAAGGGGTTGGAGGCTCTTCATAAGGCAAACATCATACACAGGGACTTGAAGCCAGAGAACTGCCTCTTCTCTGACAAGAATGAAGATTCCACGTTGAAAATCATGGATTTTGGTCTAAGTTCTGTCGAAGATTTCAGCGACCCAATTGTGACTCTGTTCGGGTCGATAGATTATGTTTCGCCAGAAGCTCTCTCAAGGCAAGATGTTTCAGCTGCAAGTGATATGTGGTCCGTTGGGGTAATTCTATATATTCTGTTATCTGG ATGCCCGCCATTTCATGCACCAACTAATCGAGAAAAGCAGCAAAGGATACTGCAA GGAGAATTCAGTTTCCAGGACCATACATGGAAAACAATATCTTCATCAGCCAAAGAATTGATTTCCAGGCTTCTTTCTGTTGAGCCTTACAAGAGGCCAACAGCAAGTGATGTCTGTCCcatgctttttttttttcttctcttccaTCCATATTGCCATATTGGCCAATCCGAATTACATATAACTGTGCTTATTAAAGTCGCGGACCTTGTTGTCTTGCATCATTTGGACCAGCTTCTGGGGCATCCTTGGGTGATTGGAGACTGGGCAAAGCAAGACCTCATGGACGCAGAGGTCATATCAAAGCTGCAGAGGTTCAATGCTAGAAGGAAACTGCGGGCAGCGGCAATCGCAAGTGTCCTCAGCAGCAAGGTGGCGTTGAGGACAAAAAGGCTGAGGAACCTTTTGGGAACACATGACCTGAGCTCAGAGGAGCTAGACAATCTGCGGGCTCATTTCGCACGAAT TAAGATGGGTTGGCGTGAAGACTGTAAGCTGTTCAAAACGTGCCTTATATCCATGTTCATGATCACTGAGATCTCAGAAGCTGTAGCATGA
- the LOC136520815 gene encoding calcium and calcium/calmodulin-dependent serine/threonine-protein kinase isoform X2, producing the protein MSKTESRKLSDDYEVVDVLGRGGFSIVRRGVSKSEGKTQVAIKTLRRLGPAMNGIQQGSKGGLPMWKQVSISDALLTNEILVMRRIVENVAPHPNVIGLHDVYEDAHGVHLILELCSGGELFDRIVGRDRYSEFDAAAVIRQIAKGLEALHKANIIHRDLKPENCLFSDKNEDSTLKIMDFGLSSVEDFSDPIVTLFGSIDYVSPEALSRQDVSAASDMWSVGVILYILLSGCPPFHAPTNREKQQRILQGEFSFQDHTWKTISSSAKELISRLLSVEPYKRPTASDLLGHPWVIGDWAKQDLMDAEVISKLQRFNARRKLRAAAIASVLSSKVALRTKRLRNLLGTHDLSSEELDNLRAHFARICADGENATLVEFEQVLKAMKLESLVPLAPRVFDLFDNNRDGTVDMREILCGLSSLRNSRGDDALRLCFQMYDADRSGCISKDELASMLRALPEECLPGDITEPGKLDEVFDEMDANGDGKVSFDEFKAAMQRDSALQDVVLSSLRPPAPGQ; encoded by the exons ATGTCCAAGACTGAGAGCAGAAAGCTGTCCGATGACTATGAAGTTGTGGATGTCCTTGGCCGAGGCGGGTTCTCGATAGTGAGGAGGGGAGTGAGCAAATCGGAGGGGAAGACCCAGGTCGCCATAAAGACCTTGCGAAGGCTTGGCCCGGCCATGAACGGGATCCAGCAAGGGTCAAAGGGTGGCCTTCCGATGTGGAAGCAGGTATCCATCTCTGACGCCTTGCTCACCAACGAGATTCTCGTCATGAGGAGGATAGTTGAGAACGTCGCGCCGCATCCGAACGTCATAGGCCTGCATGATGTGTACGAGGATGCGCATGGCGTGCACCTGATCCTGGAGCTGTGCTCTGGTGGTGAACTGTTTGATAGGATAGTGGGGCGTGACCGGTACTCGGAGTTCGATGCAGCAGCTGTTATTCGTCAGATTGCTAAGGGGTTGGAGGCTCTTCATAAGGCAAACATCATACACAGGGACTTGAAGCCAGAGAACTGCCTCTTCTCTGACAAGAATGAAGATTCCACGTTGAAAATCATGGATTTTGGTCTAAGTTCTGTCGAAGATTTCAGCGACCCAATTGTGACTCTGTTCGGGTCGATAGATTATGTTTCGCCAGAAGCTCTCTCAAGGCAAGATGTTTCAGCTGCAAGTGATATGTGGTCCGTTGGGGTAATTCTATATATTCTGTTATCTGG ATGCCCGCCATTTCATGCACCAACTAATCGAGAAAAGCAGCAAAGGATACTGCAA GGAGAATTCAGTTTCCAGGACCATACATGGAAAACAATATCTTCATCAGCCAAAGAATTGATTTCCAGGCTTCTTTCTGTTGAGCCTTACAAGAGGCCAACAGCAAGTGAT CTTCTGGGGCATCCTTGGGTGATTGGAGACTGGGCAAAGCAAGACCTCATGGACGCAGAGGTCATATCAAAGCTGCAGAGGTTCAATGCTAGAAGGAAACTGCGGGCAGCGGCAATCGCAAGTGTCCTCAGCAGCAAGGTGGCGTTGAGGACAAAAAGGCTGAGGAACCTTTTGGGAACACATGACCTGAGCTCAGAGGAGCTAGACAATCTGCGGGCTCATTTCGCACGAAT ATGTGCGGATGGCGAGAACGCGACGCTGGTGGAGTTCGAGCAGGTGCTGAAGGCGATGAAGCTGGAGTCGCTGGTCCCTCTGGCGCCGCGCGTGTTCGACCTGTTCGACAACAACCGCGACGGCACGGTGGACATGAGGGAGATCCTGTGCGGGCTCTCCAGCCTCCGGAACTCCCGCGGCGACGACGCGCTCCGGCTCTGCTTCCAG ATGTACGACGCCGACCGGTCCGGGTGCATCAGCAAGGACGAGCTGGCGTCGATGCTGCGA GCGCTGCCCGAGGAGTGTCTGCCGGGCGACATCACGGAGCCCGGGAAGCTGGACGAGGTGTTCGACGAGATGGACGCCAACGGCGACGGCAAGGTGAGCTTCGACGAGTTCAAGGCGGCGATGCAGAGGGACAGCGCCCTCCAGGACGTCGTCCTCTCGTCCCTCCGGCCTCCGGCGCCGGGGCAGTAG
- the LOC136520815 gene encoding calcium and calcium/calmodulin-dependent serine/threonine-protein kinase isoform X1: MSKTESRKLSDDYEVVDVLGRGGFSIVRRGVSKSEGKTQVAIKTLRRLGPAMNGIQQGSKGGLPMWKQVSISDALLTNEILVMRRIVENVAPHPNVIGLHDVYEDAHGVHLILELCSGGELFDRIVGRDRYSEFDAAAVIRQIAKGLEALHKANIIHRDLKPENCLFSDKNEDSTLKIMDFGLSSVEDFSDPIVTLFGSIDYVSPEALSRQDVSAASDMWSVGVILYILLSGCPPFHAPTNREKQQRILQGEFSFQDHTWKTISSSAKELISRLLSVEPYKRPTASDVCPMLFFFLLFHPYCHIGQSELHITVLIKVADLVVLHHLDQLLGHPWVIGDWAKQDLMDAEVISKLQRFNARRKLRAAAIASVLSSKVALRTKRLRNLLGTHDLSSEELDNLRAHFARICADGENATLVEFEQVLKAMKLESLVPLAPRVFDLFDNNRDGTVDMREILCGLSSLRNSRGDDALRLCFQMYDADRSGCISKDELASMLRALPEECLPGDITEPGKLDEVFDEMDANGDGKVSFDEFKAAMQRDSALQDVVLSSLRPPAPGQ; the protein is encoded by the exons ATGTCCAAGACTGAGAGCAGAAAGCTGTCCGATGACTATGAAGTTGTGGATGTCCTTGGCCGAGGCGGGTTCTCGATAGTGAGGAGGGGAGTGAGCAAATCGGAGGGGAAGACCCAGGTCGCCATAAAGACCTTGCGAAGGCTTGGCCCGGCCATGAACGGGATCCAGCAAGGGTCAAAGGGTGGCCTTCCGATGTGGAAGCAGGTATCCATCTCTGACGCCTTGCTCACCAACGAGATTCTCGTCATGAGGAGGATAGTTGAGAACGTCGCGCCGCATCCGAACGTCATAGGCCTGCATGATGTGTACGAGGATGCGCATGGCGTGCACCTGATCCTGGAGCTGTGCTCTGGTGGTGAACTGTTTGATAGGATAGTGGGGCGTGACCGGTACTCGGAGTTCGATGCAGCAGCTGTTATTCGTCAGATTGCTAAGGGGTTGGAGGCTCTTCATAAGGCAAACATCATACACAGGGACTTGAAGCCAGAGAACTGCCTCTTCTCTGACAAGAATGAAGATTCCACGTTGAAAATCATGGATTTTGGTCTAAGTTCTGTCGAAGATTTCAGCGACCCAATTGTGACTCTGTTCGGGTCGATAGATTATGTTTCGCCAGAAGCTCTCTCAAGGCAAGATGTTTCAGCTGCAAGTGATATGTGGTCCGTTGGGGTAATTCTATATATTCTGTTATCTGG ATGCCCGCCATTTCATGCACCAACTAATCGAGAAAAGCAGCAAAGGATACTGCAA GGAGAATTCAGTTTCCAGGACCATACATGGAAAACAATATCTTCATCAGCCAAAGAATTGATTTCCAGGCTTCTTTCTGTTGAGCCTTACAAGAGGCCAACAGCAAGTGATGTCTGTCCcatgctttttttttttcttctcttccaTCCATATTGCCATATTGGCCAATCCGAATTACATATAACTGTGCTTATTAAAGTCGCGGACCTTGTTGTCTTGCATCATTTGGACCAGCTTCTGGGGCATCCTTGGGTGATTGGAGACTGGGCAAAGCAAGACCTCATGGACGCAGAGGTCATATCAAAGCTGCAGAGGTTCAATGCTAGAAGGAAACTGCGGGCAGCGGCAATCGCAAGTGTCCTCAGCAGCAAGGTGGCGTTGAGGACAAAAAGGCTGAGGAACCTTTTGGGAACACATGACCTGAGCTCAGAGGAGCTAGACAATCTGCGGGCTCATTTCGCACGAAT ATGTGCGGATGGCGAGAACGCGACGCTGGTGGAGTTCGAGCAGGTGCTGAAGGCGATGAAGCTGGAGTCGCTGGTCCCTCTGGCGCCGCGCGTGTTCGACCTGTTCGACAACAACCGCGACGGCACGGTGGACATGAGGGAGATCCTGTGCGGGCTCTCCAGCCTCCGGAACTCCCGCGGCGACGACGCGCTCCGGCTCTGCTTCCAG ATGTACGACGCCGACCGGTCCGGGTGCATCAGCAAGGACGAGCTGGCGTCGATGCTGCGA GCGCTGCCCGAGGAGTGTCTGCCGGGCGACATCACGGAGCCCGGGAAGCTGGACGAGGTGTTCGACGAGATGGACGCCAACGGCGACGGCAAGGTGAGCTTCGACGAGTTCAAGGCGGCGATGCAGAGGGACAGCGCCCTCCAGGACGTCGTCCTCTCGTCCCTCCGGCCTCCGGCGCCGGGGCAGTAG